One window from the genome of Streptomyces sp. NBC_00708 encodes:
- a CDS encoding ABC transporter permease, translated as MGRYVIRRLLQMIPVFFGTTLLIFLMVNVMGDPIAGLCGDRQCDPATAAQLRTEFGLDKPVWQQYLTYMGNVFTGDFGTAFNGQKVTELMGTAFPITIRLTLVAIVFEIVIGISLGVVTGLRRGRPVDTAVLILTLIVISIPTFVTGLLLQLLLGVEWGVIKPSVSPEAPLNELIIPGLVVASVSLAYVTRLTRTSIAENTRADYVRTATAKGLPRRRVVVRHLLRNSLIPVVTFIGTDVGALMGGAIVTERIFNIHGVGYQLYQGILRQNSQTVVGFVTVLVLVFLAANLIVDLLYAVLDPRIRYA; from the coding sequence ATGGGACGTTATGTGATCCGGCGGCTGCTGCAGATGATCCCGGTCTTCTTCGGCACCACGCTGTTGATCTTCCTGATGGTGAACGTGATGGGTGACCCCATCGCGGGTCTCTGCGGCGACCGCCAGTGCGACCCGGCGACCGCCGCCCAACTCCGCACGGAATTCGGCCTCGACAAGCCGGTCTGGCAGCAATACCTCACCTACATGGGCAACGTCTTCACCGGCGACTTCGGTACCGCGTTCAACGGGCAGAAGGTCACCGAGCTGATGGGCACCGCCTTCCCCATCACCATCCGCCTCACCCTCGTCGCGATCGTCTTCGAGATCGTCATCGGCATCAGCCTCGGCGTCGTGACCGGGCTGCGCCGAGGCCGTCCCGTCGACACCGCCGTGCTGATCCTGACGCTGATCGTGATCTCCATTCCGACCTTCGTCACCGGTCTGCTGCTCCAGCTGCTGCTGGGCGTCGAGTGGGGCGTCATCAAACCGTCCGTCTCGCCCGAGGCCCCGCTGAACGAGCTGATCATCCCGGGCCTGGTGGTCGCCTCCGTCTCCCTGGCGTACGTCACCCGGCTCACCCGGACCTCGATCGCGGAGAACACCCGCGCCGACTACGTCCGCACCGCGACCGCCAAGGGCCTGCCCCGGCGCCGCGTGGTCGTCCGGCACCTGTTGCGCAACTCGCTGATCCCCGTCGTCACCTTCATCGGTACGGACGTGGGCGCCCTGATGGGCGGGGCGATCGTCACCGAGCGGATCTTCAACATCCACGGCGTCGGCTACCAGCTCTACCAGGGCATCCTGCGGCAGAACTCGCAGACCGTGGTCGGGTTCGTCACCGTCCTGGTGCTCGTCTTCCTGGCGGCCAACCTGATCGTCGACCTCCTCTACGCCGTACTCGACCCGAGGATCCGCTATGCCTGA
- a CDS encoding ABC transporter permease, whose protein sequence is MPEQTPDEAISAAGAGGPTDLALAEGDSLEKTPGGPEGTGPESKPQSLWSDAWRDLRRNPVFIISALIILFLVIISIWPQLIASGDPLDCDLGKAQQGSQPGHPFGYDGQGCDVYTRVVYGARNSVTVGICSTIGVSVIGSILGGLAGFFGGWWDSILSRLTDIFFGIPVVLGGLVFLSVVTSSTVWPVIGFIVLLGWPQIARIARGSVITAKHNDYVQAARALGASNGRMMLRHIAPNAVAPVIVVATIALGTYISLEATLSFLGVGLKPPAVSWGIDISAASQYIRNAPHMLLWPAGALAVTVLAFIMLGDAVRDALDPKLR, encoded by the coding sequence ATGCCTGAGCAGACACCGGACGAGGCGATCTCGGCGGCCGGGGCCGGCGGACCGACCGACCTCGCCCTCGCGGAGGGCGACAGCCTGGAGAAGACCCCCGGCGGGCCCGAGGGGACCGGGCCCGAGAGCAAGCCGCAGAGCCTGTGGTCCGACGCCTGGCGCGACCTGCGCCGCAACCCGGTCTTCATCATCTCCGCGCTGATCATCCTGTTCCTGGTGATCATCTCGATCTGGCCGCAGCTCATCGCGTCGGGCGACCCGCTCGACTGCGACCTCGGCAAGGCCCAGCAGGGCTCCCAGCCCGGCCACCCCTTCGGCTACGACGGACAGGGCTGCGACGTCTACACCCGCGTCGTCTACGGCGCCCGCAACTCCGTCACGGTCGGCATCTGCTCGACCATCGGGGTCTCCGTGATCGGCAGCATCCTCGGCGGCCTGGCGGGCTTCTTCGGCGGCTGGTGGGACTCGATCCTCTCCCGCCTCACCGACATCTTCTTCGGCATCCCCGTCGTCCTCGGCGGTCTGGTCTTCCTCTCCGTGGTGACCAGCTCCACCGTCTGGCCGGTGATCGGCTTCATCGTGCTGCTCGGCTGGCCGCAGATCGCCCGTATCGCCCGCGGCTCCGTCATCACCGCCAAGCACAACGACTACGTCCAGGCCGCCCGCGCCCTCGGCGCCTCCAACGGGCGGATGATGCTGCGGCACATCGCGCCGAACGCCGTCGCCCCGGTCATCGTCGTCGCGACCATCGCGCTGGGCACGTACATCTCCCTGGAGGCGACCCTGTCGTTCCTGGGCGTGGGCCTCAAGCCCCCCGCCGTCTCCTGGGGCATCGACATCTCCGCCGCGTCCCAGTACATCCGCAACGCCCCGCACATGCTCCTCTGGCCCGCCGGCGCGCTGGCCGTCACGGTGCTCGCCTTCATCATGCTCGGCGACGCGGTGCGCGACGCCCTCGACCCCAAGCTGCGCTGA
- a CDS encoding ABC transporter ATP-binding protein, protein MLLEVRDLHVEFHTRDGVVKAVNGVNYSVAEGETLAVLGESGSGKSVTAQAVMGILDMPPGKIAGGEILFKDRDLLKMKKEERRKIRGQEMAMIFQDALSSLNPVLTVGEQLGEMYVVHRGMSRKDAKAKAVELMDRVRIPAAKERVGNYPHQFSGGMRQRIMIAMALALEPSLIIADEPTTALDVTVQAQVMDLLAELQRELNMGLILITHDLGVVADVADKIAVMYAGRIVETSPVHDIYKAPAHPYTKGLLASIPRLDQKGQELYAIKGLPPNLLHIPPGCAFNPRCPMAQDVCRTDVPPLYDVAEHRQSACHFWKETLDAR, encoded by the coding sequence ATGTTGCTCGAAGTACGCGATCTGCACGTGGAGTTCCACACCCGGGACGGGGTCGTCAAAGCCGTCAACGGGGTCAACTACTCGGTGGCCGAGGGCGAGACGCTCGCGGTGCTCGGCGAATCGGGCTCCGGCAAGTCGGTCACGGCGCAGGCGGTCATGGGCATCCTCGACATGCCCCCGGGAAAGATCGCCGGCGGCGAGATCCTGTTCAAGGACCGCGACCTGCTGAAGATGAAGAAGGAGGAGCGCCGGAAGATCCGCGGCCAGGAGATGGCCATGATCTTCCAGGACGCGCTCTCCTCCCTCAACCCCGTCCTGACCGTGGGCGAGCAGCTCGGCGAGATGTACGTCGTGCACCGCGGCATGTCCCGCAAGGACGCGAAGGCCAAGGCCGTCGAGCTGATGGACCGGGTCCGCATCCCCGCCGCCAAGGAGCGGGTCGGCAACTATCCGCACCAGTTCTCCGGCGGTATGCGCCAGCGCATCATGATCGCGATGGCGCTGGCCCTCGAACCCTCCCTGATCATCGCCGACGAACCCACCACCGCCCTCGACGTCACCGTCCAGGCCCAGGTCATGGACCTCCTCGCGGAGCTCCAGCGGGAACTGAACATGGGCCTCATCCTCATCACCCACGACCTCGGGGTGGTGGCCGACGTCGCCGACAAGATCGCCGTGATGTACGCGGGCCGCATCGTCGAGACCTCGCCCGTGCACGACATCTACAAGGCGCCCGCCCACCCGTACACCAAGGGTCTGCTCGCCTCCATCCCGCGCCTGGACCAGAAGGGCCAGGAGCTGTACGCGATCAAGGGCCTGCCGCCCAACCTGCTGCACATCCCGCCCGGCTGCGCCTTCAACCCGCGCTGCCCGATGGCCCAGGACGTCTGCCGCACCGACGTGCCGCCGCTGTACGACGTGGCCGAGCACCGACAGAGCGCCTGCCACTTCTGGAAGGAGACGCTCGATGCACGCTGA
- a CDS encoding dipeptide ABC transporter ATP-binding protein yields MHADHSGRKEAREEGEAARDLLSKSRHESAYAGGEPILEVRDLVKHYPLTQGILIKKQVGAVKAVDGVSFDLGAGETLGVVGESGCGKSTVARLLVHLEQPTAGSIRYKGEDITKLSGRALKAVRRNIQMVFQDPYTSLNPRMTVGDIIGEPYEIHPEVAPKGDRRRKVQDLLDVVGLNPEYINRYPHQFSGGQRQRIGIARGLALNPEIIVADEPVSALDVSVQAQVVNLLDRLQAEFNLSYVFIAHDLSIVRHISDRVGVMYLGRFVEIGTDAEIYDHPTHPYTQALLSAVPVPDPMAREFRERIILHGDVPSPANPPSGCRFRTRCWKAQERCELEVPLLAVPAAFRDTDTPARHDSACHFAEEKRVVPPEGTLESAPGEGGQEGAAAQAAQAASGTPSEAPPEAPSEAPSEAPSETPAPGEEGPHPSEDEEPPPSGSSRVS; encoded by the coding sequence ATGCACGCTGACCACTCGGGGCGCAAGGAAGCGCGTGAGGAGGGCGAGGCGGCACGCGACCTCCTCTCCAAGTCGCGCCACGAGAGCGCGTACGCGGGCGGCGAACCGATCCTGGAGGTGCGCGACCTCGTCAAGCACTACCCGCTGACCCAGGGCATCCTCATCAAGAAGCAGGTCGGCGCGGTCAAGGCGGTCGACGGGGTCTCCTTCGACCTCGGCGCCGGTGAGACGCTCGGCGTGGTGGGGGAGTCCGGCTGCGGCAAGTCGACGGTCGCCCGGCTCCTCGTCCACCTGGAACAGCCCACCGCCGGCTCCATCCGGTACAAGGGCGAGGACATCACCAAGCTGTCCGGCCGTGCGCTGAAGGCCGTGCGCCGCAACATCCAGATGGTGTTCCAGGACCCGTACACCTCGCTCAACCCGCGCATGACGGTCGGGGACATCATCGGGGAGCCGTACGAGATCCACCCCGAGGTGGCCCCCAAGGGCGACCGGCGGCGCAAGGTGCAGGACCTGCTCGACGTGGTGGGCCTCAACCCGGAGTACATCAACCGCTATCCGCACCAGTTCTCCGGCGGCCAGCGCCAGCGCATCGGCATCGCCCGCGGCCTCGCGCTCAACCCGGAGATCATCGTCGCCGACGAACCGGTCTCCGCGCTCGACGTCTCCGTCCAGGCCCAGGTCGTCAACCTGCTGGACCGGCTCCAGGCGGAGTTCAACCTGAGCTACGTCTTCATCGCGCACGACCTGTCGATCGTCCGGCACATCTCCGACCGGGTCGGCGTCATGTACCTGGGCCGGTTCGTCGAGATCGGCACGGACGCGGAGATCTACGACCACCCCACGCACCCCTACACCCAGGCGCTGCTCTCCGCCGTGCCCGTGCCGGACCCGATGGCGCGCGAGTTCCGCGAGCGGATCATCCTGCACGGCGACGTGCCCTCACCGGCCAACCCGCCCTCGGGCTGCCGCTTCCGCACCCGCTGCTGGAAGGCGCAGGAGCGGTGCGAGCTGGAGGTGCCGCTGCTGGCCGTCCCGGCCGCCTTCCGCGACACGGACACCCCCGCCCGGCACGACTCGGCCTGCCACTTCGCGGAGGAGAAGCGGGTGGTCCCGCCGGAGGGCACGCTGGAGTCGGCGCCGGGGGAGGGCGGCCAGGAGGGAGCGGCGGCCCAGGCGGCCCAGGCGGCTTCCGGGACGCCGTCCGAAGCACCGCCCGAAGCACCTTCCGAAGCACCTTCCGAAGCGCCGTCCGAGACCCCGGCCCCCGGCGAGGAGGGGCCACACCCCTCCGAGGACGAGGAACCGCCGCCCTCCGGAAGCAGCCGGGTGAGCTGA
- a CDS encoding prolyl oligopeptidase family serine peptidase: MTSEEITFPLQLARTMRFTLGAPRAFTVSPDGGRVVYLRSGSGTDRSGGLWVLDVGEGAAPRERLVADPAALLGGSAERLSAQERARRERSREGSAGIVGYAVDAAAELAAFALSGKVYVAGLREGTARALPVPGPVIDPRPSPDGRHVAYVSKGALRVVSTAGEADRALAEPEDAHVTYGLAEFIAAEEMQRHRGFWWSPESDRLLVARVDDSPVRRWWIADPAHPDRRPAEVAYPAAGTPNAVVGLQVVDLDGKRTEVVWDRARFPYLARVHWSSYGAPLLLVQARDQESQLCLTVDPETGATRTVHADEDPVWLELFPGVPAWAPDGRLVRIADEGGARVLAVGDRPLTGAQLHLQAVLDIGDSDVLVAASAGEEAAAPETGESHVYRVNELGVERVSEGVGVHTAVRSGRVTVLVSATPERPGTTARVLRDGKEIAVVANHAERPVLSARPVLTEGGARRIPCAVLLPAGYSESDGPLPVLMDPYGGPHGRRVVAAHNPHLTSQWFADQGFAVVVADGRGTPGRSPAWEKAVKHDLALTLDDQVEALHALAERFPLDLGRVAIRGWSYGGFLAGMAALRRPDVFHAAVVGAPVTDQRLYDTHYTERYLGDPAKRPEVYAYNSLVTDEGLSHAAEQVRPMMIIHGLADDNVVVAHSLRLSSALLAAGRPHEVLPLSGVTHMTPQEKVAENLLLLQVDFLKRSLGL, translated from the coding sequence ATGACTTCGGAAGAGATCACGTTCCCGCTCCAGTTGGCCCGGACCATGAGATTCACCCTTGGGGCACCGCGCGCGTTCACGGTTTCACCCGACGGTGGACGCGTGGTCTACCTGCGCTCGGGTTCCGGCACCGACCGTTCGGGCGGGCTCTGGGTGCTGGACGTGGGCGAGGGCGCCGCCCCGCGCGAACGCCTGGTGGCCGATCCGGCGGCGCTGCTGGGCGGTTCGGCGGAGCGCCTGTCGGCGCAGGAGCGCGCCCGGCGGGAGCGCAGCCGCGAGGGCTCGGCGGGGATCGTCGGCTACGCGGTGGACGCGGCGGCCGAGTTGGCCGCGTTCGCGCTGTCCGGGAAGGTGTACGTCGCCGGTCTGCGCGAGGGAACGGCGCGTGCGCTGCCCGTGCCCGGTCCGGTGATCGATCCGCGCCCCTCCCCGGACGGGCGACACGTCGCCTATGTGTCCAAGGGCGCGCTGCGCGTCGTCTCCACGGCCGGCGAGGCGGACCGGGCGCTCGCGGAGCCGGAGGACGCCCATGTCACGTACGGGCTCGCGGAGTTCATCGCGGCCGAGGAGATGCAGCGCCACCGGGGCTTCTGGTGGTCGCCGGAGTCGGACCGGCTGCTCGTGGCCCGGGTCGACGACAGCCCCGTGCGGCGGTGGTGGATCGCCGACCCCGCGCACCCCGACCGCAGGCCCGCCGAGGTCGCGTACCCGGCGGCCGGCACGCCCAACGCCGTGGTGGGGCTCCAGGTGGTGGACCTGGACGGCAAGCGCACCGAAGTGGTGTGGGACCGGGCCCGGTTCCCGTATCTGGCGCGGGTGCACTGGTCCTCGTACGGGGCTCCGCTGCTGCTCGTCCAGGCCCGGGACCAGGAGAGCCAGCTGTGCCTGACGGTGGACCCGGAGACCGGGGCGACCCGGACCGTGCACGCGGACGAGGACCCGGTGTGGCTGGAGCTGTTTCCGGGGGTGCCCGCGTGGGCGCCGGACGGACGGCTCGTGCGGATCGCGGACGAGGGCGGGGCGCGGGTCCTCGCGGTCGGCGACCGGCCGCTGACCGGGGCGCAGCTGCACCTCCAGGCGGTCCTGGACATCGGGGACTCGGACGTCCTGGTGGCGGCGTCGGCGGGCGAGGAGGCGGCCGCGCCGGAGACCGGCGAGAGCCATGTGTACCGGGTCAACGAGCTGGGCGTCGAGCGGGTCTCGGAGGGCGTCGGCGTGCACACGGCGGTCCGCTCCGGCCGGGTGACGGTGCTGGTCTCGGCCACGCCCGAGCGGCCCGGGACGACGGCGCGGGTGCTGCGTGACGGCAAGGAGATCGCCGTCGTCGCGAACCACGCGGAGCGGCCGGTGCTGTCCGCGCGGCCGGTGCTCACCGAAGGGGGCGCACGGCGGATTCCGTGCGCCGTGCTGCTCCCCGCCGGCTACTCGGAGTCCGACGGTCCGCTTCCGGTCCTCATGGACCCGTACGGCGGTCCGCACGGCCGCCGGGTCGTCGCCGCCCACAACCCGCATCTCACCTCGCAGTGGTTCGCGGACCAGGGCTTCGCCGTGGTCGTCGCGGACGGCCGCGGCACACCGGGCCGTTCACCGGCCTGGGAGAAGGCGGTCAAGCACGATCTGGCGCTCACCCTCGACGATCAGGTGGAGGCCCTGCACGCGCTCGCGGAGCGCTTCCCGCTGGATCTCGGCCGGGTGGCGATCCGGGGCTGGTCGTACGGCGGTTTCCTGGCCGGCATGGCGGCCCTGCGGCGGCCGGACGTCTTCCACGCGGCGGTCGTCGGCGCCCCGGTGACCGACCAGCGGCTCTACGACACGCACTACACCGAGCGCTACCTCGGCGATCCGGCGAAGCGGCCGGAGGTGTACGCGTACAACTCGCTGGTGACCGACGAGGGGCTGTCGCACGCGGCCGAGCAGGTGCGGCCGATGATGATCATCCACGGCCTGGCGGACGACAACGTGGTCGTCGCGCACAGCCTGCGGCTCTCCTCGGCGCTGCTCGCCGCCGGCCGGCCGCACGAGGTGCTGCCGCTGAGCGGGGTGACCCACATGACCCCGCAGGAGAAGGTGGCCGAAAACCTGCTGCTGCTCCAGGTGGACTTCCTGAAGCGGTCGCTGGGGCTCTGA
- the mshB gene encoding N-acetyl-1-D-myo-inositol-2-amino-2-deoxy-alpha-D-glucopyranoside deacetylase: MTDLPARRLLLVHAHPDDESINNGATMARYVAEGALVTLVTCTLGEEGEIIPPALAPLAADRDDTLGPHRRGELAAAMKELGVTDHRFLGGAGRYRDSGMMGAEQNHRPGAFWAADVDEAAGRLVEVIREVRPQVLVTYDPDGGYGHPDHIQAHRVATRAAELAADAAYRPGAAAPHTIAKVYWNRVPRTVAEERFAALRAEAAGAFPGIAAIDDVPGVVDDALVTTEIDGCGYEDAKAAAMRAHVTQIALQGPYFALSNDLGQPVFTTEYYELTAGTPGAPAGAREHDLFAGVTEADR; encoded by the coding sequence ATGACGGACCTCCCCGCCCGGCGGCTGCTCCTGGTGCACGCGCACCCGGACGACGAGTCGATCAACAACGGCGCCACCATGGCCAGGTACGTGGCCGAAGGCGCCCTGGTCACGCTGGTGACCTGCACGCTCGGCGAGGAGGGCGAGATCATCCCGCCCGCGCTCGCCCCTCTCGCCGCGGACCGGGACGACACCCTGGGCCCCCACCGCCGCGGCGAACTGGCGGCGGCCATGAAGGAGCTGGGCGTCACCGATCACCGCTTCCTCGGCGGCGCCGGCCGCTACCGGGACTCCGGGATGATGGGCGCCGAGCAGAACCACCGCCCCGGCGCCTTCTGGGCGGCCGACGTGGACGAGGCCGCCGGACGCCTCGTCGAGGTCATCCGCGAGGTGCGCCCCCAGGTCCTGGTGACGTACGACCCCGACGGGGGCTACGGGCACCCCGACCACATCCAGGCCCACCGGGTCGCCACCCGCGCCGCGGAACTGGCCGCCGACGCGGCGTACCGCCCCGGCGCGGCGGCCCCGCACACCATCGCCAAGGTCTACTGGAACCGGGTGCCGCGCACGGTCGCCGAGGAGCGTTTCGCCGCCCTGCGGGCCGAGGCCGCCGGAGCCTTCCCGGGGATCGCCGCGATCGACGACGTGCCGGGTGTGGTGGACGACGCCCTGGTCACCACCGAGATCGACGGTTGCGGGTACGAGGACGCCAAGGCCGCCGCGATGCGGGCGCACGTCACCCAGATCGCCCTCCAGGGGCCCTACTTCGCGCTGTCGAACGACCTGGGCCAGCCCGTCTTCACCACCGAGTACTACGAGTTGACCGCCGGAACCCCGGGCGCTCCGGCGGGCGCACGCGAACACGACCTCTTCGCGGGTGTGACGGAGGCGGACCGGTGA
- a CDS encoding DUF6113 family protein: MSGSSRARAGGSRTDAQKKDIPATGPAAPLNPARIAVLFGLVVLGAVVGIAGALVQPAWFPGGALLALAAAAGLFHGGRTLTGTQPGALAPAAGWLISVIVLLSGRPEGDYVFGDALGLGIFLLGGMAIAVICATMPRSPRQRADSGRPAK, translated from the coding sequence GTGAGCGGCAGCAGCAGGGCGCGCGCCGGCGGCAGCCGGACCGATGCGCAGAAGAAGGACATTCCGGCCACCGGCCCGGCCGCGCCCCTCAACCCCGCCCGGATCGCCGTCCTGTTCGGCCTCGTGGTCCTCGGCGCCGTCGTGGGCATCGCGGGGGCCCTCGTCCAGCCCGCGTGGTTCCCGGGCGGGGCGCTGCTCGCCCTGGCGGCGGCAGCCGGCCTCTTCCACGGCGGCCGCACGCTGACGGGTACCCAGCCCGGGGCCCTGGCCCCGGCGGCGGGATGGCTGATTTCAGTCATCGTTCTGCTCAGTGGACGGCCCGAAGGGGACTATGTCTTCGGGGACGCGCTCGGCCTCGGCATCTTCCTGCTGGGCGGAATGGCCATCGCTGTGATCTGTGCCACCATGCCGCGATCGCCCCGGCAGCGGGCCGACAGCGGCCGACCTGCCAAGTAA
- a CDS encoding ABC transporter ATP-binding protein translates to MTTTATEATAARTAVVSFDQVTKAYGDVRAVDGLTLDLHPGETVALLGPNGAGKSSTLDLLLGLRPADSGTVRLFGTTPQQAITAGRVGAMLQSGGLMEDVTVEELVRLACDLHPRPHPVSEVLARAGIASIAGRMVNKLSGGQEQRVRFALATAGANDLIVLDEPTTGMDVTARQAFWATMREQAEQGRTVLFATHYLEEADAIADRVLVLHKGRLLADGTAAEIKAKAGARRISFELEGAIDEAALRALPFLSTLDINGRRVRIQSHNADATVHAVYGLGLYPRELEVAGLGLEQAFVAITEAEEARTA, encoded by the coding sequence ATGACAACGACAGCCACCGAAGCGACCGCGGCAAGGACCGCGGTGGTCAGCTTCGACCAGGTCACCAAGGCCTACGGGGACGTACGCGCCGTCGACGGGCTCACGCTGGACCTGCACCCCGGCGAGACCGTGGCGCTGCTCGGCCCCAACGGAGCCGGCAAGTCCTCCACCCTCGACCTCCTCCTCGGCCTGCGCCCCGCGGACTCCGGCACCGTCCGCCTCTTCGGCACCACCCCGCAGCAGGCCATCACGGCCGGCCGGGTCGGCGCGATGCTCCAGAGCGGCGGCCTGATGGAGGACGTCACCGTCGAGGAACTGGTCCGGCTCGCCTGCGACCTGCACCCGCGCCCCCACCCGGTGAGCGAGGTGCTGGCGCGCGCGGGCATCGCGTCGATCGCCGGCCGGATGGTCAACAAGCTCTCGGGCGGCCAGGAGCAGCGCGTACGGTTCGCGCTCGCCACCGCCGGCGCCAACGACCTCATCGTGCTCGACGAACCGACCACCGGTATGGACGTCACCGCCCGCCAGGCCTTCTGGGCCACCATGCGCGAGCAGGCCGAGCAGGGCCGTACCGTCCTGTTCGCCACCCACTACCTCGAAGAGGCCGACGCGATCGCCGACCGCGTCCTCGTCCTGCACAAGGGCCGCCTCCTCGCCGACGGCACCGCCGCCGAGATCAAGGCGAAGGCCGGGGCCCGCCGGATCTCCTTCGAGCTGGAGGGCGCGATCGACGAAGCGGCCCTGCGCGCGCTGCCGTTCCTCTCCACGCTCGACATCAACGGCCGCCGGGTGCGCATCCAGTCGCACAACGCCGACGCGACCGTCCACGCCGTCTACGGCCTCGGCCTCTACCCGCGCGAGCTGGAAGTCGCCGGACTCGGCCTGGAGCAGGCCTTCGTCGCCATCACCGAGGCCGAGGAGGCCAGGACCGCATGA
- a CDS encoding ABC transporter permease, producing MNTLIRLEVTRTLRNKKFMFFSVIYPSVIYLLISGTQNDTDKIPHTDLTLQSFFMVSMASFGALTAVLMGNSERIAKEREKGWVRQLRLTALPGRGYVLAKIASAAMVTLPCIVVVFLVAASVKHVRFDLWQWFALTGVIWAGSLVFAALGVAIGYLASGDAVRPVTMIIYFGLSILGGLWMPSATFPQWLQNVSEWLPTHAYAALGQAVEMGGAPHAKDVAVLCAYFLLFAGGAAWLYRKDTLKA from the coding sequence ATGAACACGCTGATCAGACTCGAAGTGACCCGCACCCTGCGGAACAAGAAGTTCATGTTCTTCTCGGTCATCTACCCCTCGGTGATCTACCTGTTGATCTCCGGCACGCAGAACGACACCGACAAGATCCCGCACACCGATCTGACCCTGCAGTCCTTCTTCATGGTCTCCATGGCCTCGTTCGGCGCGCTGACCGCCGTCCTCATGGGCAACAGCGAACGCATCGCCAAGGAGCGTGAGAAGGGCTGGGTGCGCCAGCTGCGGCTGACCGCGCTGCCCGGCCGGGGCTACGTCCTGGCGAAGATCGCCAGCGCCGCCATGGTCACCCTGCCCTGCATCGTCGTCGTCTTCCTCGTCGCCGCCTCGGTCAAGCACGTCCGCTTCGACCTGTGGCAGTGGTTCGCGCTGACCGGGGTCATCTGGGCCGGCTCACTGGTCTTCGCCGCGCTCGGCGTCGCCATCGGCTACCTCGCCAGCGGCGACGCGGTCCGTCCGGTCACCATGATCATCTACTTCGGGCTCTCCATCCTCGGCGGCCTCTGGATGCCCAGCGCCACCTTCCCCCAGTGGCTCCAGAACGTGTCCGAATGGCTTCCCACGCACGCGTACGCTGCACTCGGCCAGGCCGTCGAAATGGGCGGCGCGCCGCACGCGAAGGACGTCGCCGTCCTCTGCGCCTACTTCCTGCTCTTCGCGGGCGGCGCGGCCTGGCTCTACCGGAAGGACACTTTGAAGGCTTGA
- a CDS encoding transposase: MAVAAEGERGSGHARFTFRLRVSSSALARLEAEWARCRWVWNECVAMSRKVHGLNRSATEKVTCGPAQLDRILTQARQSTAWLREGASVPQQQVVRDFSTSRAKALKDIKAGLPMRQRAGMPRIKRKRGGLPTLNYTTRGFRIRDGRLYLAGGIVLTVVWSRALPSAPSSVRVYRDSLGHWYCSFVVATETVPLPATGRAIGVDWGVKETATTTSDAHDLPHPQHGRTTARGLARYQRMMARRRTPKNRPDTAGYRKARRAVAKLHKKTARQRTDTARKWAKTVVRDFDQLAVEDFRPGFLAKTTMARKAADAAIAATKTALIEQAHKHGRTVHLIHPAHTTMDCAQCGARTKHALPLSERTYTCSACGIVSPRDKNSARVMLVRAGLDPAGADLVSPASR, encoded by the coding sequence ATGGCGGTGGCAGCAGAGGGCGAGCGGGGGTCCGGGCATGCCCGGTTCACCTTCCGGCTTCGTGTGTCGTCGTCCGCGCTTGCCCGGCTGGAGGCTGAGTGGGCGCGCTGTCGGTGGGTGTGGAACGAGTGCGTGGCGATGTCCCGTAAGGTCCACGGCCTGAACCGGAGCGCTACGGAGAAGGTCACCTGTGGTCCGGCGCAGCTCGACAGGATACTGACCCAGGCCAGGCAGTCGACGGCGTGGCTGCGTGAGGGCGCTTCGGTTCCGCAGCAGCAGGTCGTCCGGGACTTCTCCACATCCCGCGCCAAGGCGCTGAAAGACATCAAGGCAGGTCTGCCGATGCGGCAGCGTGCCGGGATGCCCCGGATCAAGCGCAAGCGTGGCGGACTGCCCACGCTGAACTACACGACCCGAGGATTCCGTATCAGGGACGGGCGACTGTACCTGGCCGGCGGGATCGTGCTGACGGTGGTGTGGTCCCGTGCTCTTCCGTCCGCGCCGTCGTCGGTCCGGGTGTACCGGGACAGCCTCGGGCACTGGTACTGCTCGTTCGTCGTCGCCACCGAGACCGTGCCGCTGCCGGCCACGGGCCGGGCGATCGGCGTCGACTGGGGCGTGAAAGAGACCGCGACCACCACCTCCGACGCACACGATCTGCCGCATCCCCAGCACGGCAGGACCACCGCTCGCGGGCTCGCCCGCTACCAGCGGATGATGGCCCGCAGGAGGACGCCGAAGAACAGGCCCGACACCGCCGGCTACCGCAAGGCCCGCAGGGCCGTGGCGAAGCTCCACAAGAAGACCGCCCGGCAGCGTACCGACACCGCACGCAAGTGGGCCAAGACCGTCGTGCGTGACTTCGACCAGCTCGCTGTGGAGGACTTCCGCCCCGGATTCCTCGCGAAAACCACCATGGCCCGCAAGGCAGCCGACGCCGCGATCGCCGCCACGAAGACCGCGCTGATCGAGCAGGCCCATAAGCACGGCAGGACCGTGCACCTGATCCACCCCGCGCACACCACTATGGACTGCGCGCAGTGCGGAGCGAGAACCAAGCACGCACTCCCCCTCTCCGAACGAACCTATACATGCAGCGCATGCGGAATCGTGTCCCCCAGGGACAAGAACTCCGCCCGCGTGATGCTCGTCCGGGCTGGTCTCGACCCGGCTGGCGCTGACCTCGTAAGCCCTGCTTCCCGCTAG